From a single Mobula birostris isolate sMobBir1 chromosome 13, sMobBir1.hap1, whole genome shotgun sequence genomic region:
- the LOC140208138 gene encoding C-type lectin domain family 9 member A-like: MRTELRHQFTDMETKYKSVNETKAQICDFLISRRVPEQACPQDWIGNEDSCYFISTFARYYNAAKEYCDKSESNLFEISSKEEMNFINKALREQGSSYWIGKCKPGNVASHVLYQINVGKSQCSECPSLSWSRRCSAQHRFICERSAPLCLDIPEKIQDLCQQPEEPT, translated from the exons ATGCGCACTGAACTCCGTCACCAGTTCACTGACATGGAAACGAAGTACAAATCCGTCAACGAAACCAAGGCTCAAATCTGTGATTTTTTGATCAGCAGAAGAG TTCCAGAGCAAGCATGTCCCCAGGACTGGATCGGAAATGAAGACAGCTGCTATTTTATATCCACATTTGCAAGATATTATAATGCAGCGAAAGAATATTGTGATAAATCTGAATCAAACCTTTTTGAAATCAGTTCAAAAGAGGAAATG AATTTTATTAACAAAGCTCTCCGCGAACAAGGCAGTTCgtactggattggaaaatgcaaaCCCGG GAATGTGGCCTCTCATGTCCTGTACCAGATCAACGTTGGAAAGTCCCAGTGCAGTGAATGTCCATCACTCAGTTGGTCTCGCCGTTGCAGTGCTCAGCACCGTTTCATCTGCGAGAGGTCTGCCCCTTTGTGCCTGGATATTCCTGAAAAGATCCAGGATCTCTGTCAACAGCCCGAGGAGCCGACTTGA